The Musa acuminata AAA Group cultivar baxijiao chromosome BXJ2-2, Cavendish_Baxijiao_AAA, whole genome shotgun sequence genome has a segment encoding these proteins:
- the LOC108951177 gene encoding uncharacterized protein LOC108951177, which produces MDPTSRQSAIATDNCDDENRPPTVFDVDYFGTVTSLIQQETDEDLLRLAMKKDPPLNLMEDPVLNVVIACKKTDLAKRLIQSMPAEKPGPLWYANYHDNTALHVAATVGDLDVAEALLRKNSGLVSARNKKQETPLHKAALYGQETMFWYLAEMGPHGPDERREDGATVLPCAIMGSAPALALKIAKKYPQLIMSRNDAAVTPLQLMVTIPGLFRSQTNLGTFEAVIYKRECKRIDTSVVM; this is translated from the exons ATGGATCCAACATCCCGTCAATCGGCCATCGCAACAGATAACTGTGACGACGAGAATAGACCACCAACTGTCTTCGACGTGGATTACTTTGGCACCGTGACGTCTCTGATTCAGCAGGAGACGGACGAGGATCTATTACGCCTAGCCATGAAGAAGGATCCTCCACTCAACCTCATGGAGGACCCTGTGCTCAACGTCGTCATCGCATGCAAGAAAACCGACCTCGCCAAACGGCTGATTCAAAGCATGCCCGCGGAGAAGCCCGGACCGCTGTGGTACGCTAATTACCACGACAACACGGCTCTCCATGTCGCGGCCACCGTGGGTGACCTCGACGTGGCCGAGGCGTTGCTCCGCAAGAACTCAGGTCTCGTCAGTGCACGGAACAAGAAGCAGGAGACACCGCTGCACAAAGCGGCGCTGTACGGGCAAGAGACGATGTTCTGGTACCTGGCGGAAATGGGGCCGCACGGCCCGGACGAGCGGAGGGAGGACGGCGCCACCGTGCTGCCCTGTGCCATCATGGGTAGCGCGCCGG CTTTAGCACTGAAGATTGCAAAGAAATATCCACAGCTGATCATGTCGAGGAATGATGCTGCGGTGACTCCGCTGCAGTTGATGGTGACCATTCCGGGGTTATTCCGAAGCCAAACGAATCTTGGGACCTTCGAGGCCGTAATTTATAAGCGTGAGTGCAAGCGGATCGATACATCCGTCGTAATGTAA